Below is a genomic region from Thermochromatium tepidum ATCC 43061.
TCGGTCAGACACCGCACTTCGAGCCTGCAACAGGCCGCTGCGCACTGATCGCAGGTGACGGCAGGCGAGGGTGCGCTCATGCCTCGACCTCTCGGTAATACTTGGCCAGATCGGTCTCCTTGAGGCGCGTGAGCATGTCGCGCGGGAAGATACTCATCAGCTCCCAGGCCAGATTGAGCGTGGCCTCGATCGAACGATCCTCGTCCTCACCCTGGCCGACGAAGCGCTGATCGAAGGCATCGGCAAAGCTCAGATAGAGCCGGTCGCGCTCGGAGAGCTCGTCGGCGCCGATGATCGAGGCCAGATTGCGCGTCTCCTGGGCGCGCGCATAGAGGGCATAGAGCTGGGCGGCGACGCGCGGATGGTCCTCGCGGGTGTCGTCCTTGCCGATCCCATCCTTCATCAGACGCGACAGGCTCGGCAAGATATTGACCGGCGGATAGATCCCTTGATTGTGGAGCTCGCGCGAGAGCACGATCTGACCCTCGGTGATATAGCCGGTGAGATCCGGGATCGGGTGGGTGATGTCGTCCGAGGGCATGGAGACCACGGGCACGAGGGTGATCGAGCCGTGACGCTGGTGGATGCGTCCGCAGCGCTCGTAGAGCTCGGCCAGGTCCGAATACAGATAGCCCGGATAGCCCTTGCGTGCCGGCACGTCGCCCTTGGCGGTGGCGACCTCGCGCAACGCCTCGGCATAGTTGGTCATGTCGGTGAGCACCACCAGTACATGGCGGTCGAGGTCGTAGGCCAGATATTCGGCGGCGGTGAGCGCAGTGCGCGGCAGGATCAGGCGCTCGACCGGCGGGTCGTCGGCCAG
It encodes:
- a CDS encoding V-type ATP synthase subunit B is translated as MSIKEYRTAVEARGGLLVVRHTPNVAFGDRVRIQDHAGQVRNGQVIRASDDEVLILVFEGTDDLDLENTWVRFLDEPIEIALSPEILGREFNGLGVPRDGRPPILSAIRRPVGGSAINPAARTYPREFIQTGISTIDGLNSLVRGQKLPIFSGSGLPHNRLAAQIVRQAKLVDASAGFSIVFAAMGVSYADAKFFRDEFANSGVLRNVVMFINLADDPPVERLILPRTALTAAEYLAYDLDRHVLVVLTDMTNYAEALREVATAKGDVPARKGYPGYLYSDLAELYERCGRIHQRHGSITLVPVVSMPSDDITHPIPDLTGYITEGQIVLSRELHNQGIYPPVNILPSLSRLMKDGIGKDDTREDHPRVAAQLYALYARAQETRNLASIIGADELSERDRLYLSFADAFDQRFVGQGEDEDRSIEATLNLAWELMSIFPRDMLTRLKETDLAKYYREVEA